The Pseudanabaena galeata CCNP1313 genome includes a region encoding these proteins:
- a CDS encoding adenylate/guanylate cyclase domain-containing protein, with the protein MLKIPYTSKLFKNIPLTLILVVPFVLQICVTVGVVGIFSFRNGQQAVGELATQLSAEISDRISVKLDNYLRVPPQINQTNVDAVKLGMLNLEDFQKVGALFWTQINLYAVGYINFAFDNQEFIGVERKDSGQVVINETTLARGITKTASFSVDQNGNRQELLEVIETDEDVREEGWYADAVKAGKPTWSQIYQWVDRPEVLSVSHSYPLYDRDRKIIGVLGVDFILTQLNSYLNELKSDKAGRIFIIERSGLVVGTSSGERTFSIVNGNPQRLNILNSGDPLSRATARYLISEFGGFTSIQDKENLEPNFEGGKHFIQVQSWRDRDGLDWLIVVVLPESSFMEQINNRQKITILFSLAALGFAILIGMMTARYITEPLLKLSGASQAIANGDLDSRVSVQGTSEVKVLSESFNRMAEMLTESFTRIAKANTELESRVQERTSELADSQLLLQRNNFLLQRREQQLRRQQKILINLTKNKALNLGDFIIAVQDITETASQTLDVERVSVWLFDNTKTRLHCLDLYIKSSNTHSETDFLGTDKFPSFFAALQENRSLVIEDVDNEEILIELRPAYLNPLGILSLLISSFDIGGETIGLLMFEQIGVERFWLLEEISFASSLSELLSLGMEAQERRRAEDDLKVEKMRSERLLLNVLPKAIAERLKSSTIYTPTNIPIKRSSEILSTSTISKLKPSGTIVADTFEEVTVLFGDIVSFTEFASSVSANELVHMLNEIFSEFDRLVDFYGLEKIKTIGDSYMAVGGLPVPRSDHAEAIASMALDMQHSISKFIRPDGSPFTLRIGIHTGQAVAGVIGKKKFIYDLWGDTVNIASRMESHGVAGCIQVTDVTYQVLKDKFHFDPQRKIEIKGKGEMITYFLVGKL; encoded by the coding sequence ATGTTGAAAATCCCATATACATCCAAGCTGTTTAAAAATATTCCGCTAACGCTGATTTTAGTAGTTCCTTTTGTATTGCAGATTTGTGTAACAGTTGGTGTTGTTGGGATTTTCTCATTTCGGAATGGACAGCAAGCAGTTGGTGAATTAGCAACCCAATTGAGTGCAGAGATTAGCGATCGCATTAGTGTAAAACTTGATAATTATTTACGAGTGCCACCGCAAATTAATCAAACTAATGTAGATGCTGTCAAGTTAGGAATGCTCAATTTAGAGGACTTTCAGAAAGTAGGAGCTTTATTTTGGACACAGATAAATTTATATGCAGTTGGCTATATTAACTTTGCTTTTGATAACCAAGAGTTTATTGGTGTTGAACGCAAAGACAGTGGACAAGTAGTTATTAATGAGACAACTTTAGCGCGAGGAATTACCAAAACAGCCAGTTTCTCTGTCGATCAAAATGGTAATCGCCAAGAATTGTTAGAAGTAATTGAAACGGATGAAGATGTGCGAGAGGAGGGTTGGTATGCAGATGCGGTAAAAGCAGGGAAGCCTACTTGGTCACAAATTTATCAATGGGTTGATCGTCCTGAAGTCTTATCAGTTTCCCACAGCTATCCACTTTACGATCGCGATCGCAAGATTATTGGGGTGCTAGGTGTTGACTTCATTCTTACGCAATTGAATTCCTATTTAAATGAGCTAAAATCAGATAAAGCAGGACGCATTTTTATAATTGAGCGATCGGGTTTAGTTGTCGGTACGTCCAGTGGTGAGCGGACATTTTCAATTGTTAATGGAAACCCACAACGCCTTAATATCCTGAATAGTGGAGATCCGTTATCAAGAGCGACTGCTCGTTATCTAATTAGTGAATTTGGGGGATTTACTTCGATTCAGGATAAAGAAAACTTAGAGCCTAATTTTGAAGGTGGCAAACATTTCATTCAAGTCCAGTCTTGGCGCGATCGCGATGGACTAGATTGGTTAATTGTGGTGGTGCTGCCTGAATCTAGCTTTATGGAACAAATTAATAATCGCCAAAAAATAACGATTTTGTTTAGTCTAGCCGCGTTAGGTTTTGCGATCTTGATTGGCATGATGACAGCACGGTATATTACAGAACCATTACTCAAATTAAGTGGTGCTTCTCAAGCGATCGCTAATGGTGATTTGGACTCTAGGGTATCGGTGCAAGGTACAAGTGAAGTCAAAGTTTTATCTGAGTCATTTAATCGGATGGCAGAAATGCTGACAGAATCCTTTACCCGCATTGCAAAAGCCAATACAGAATTAGAGTCACGGGTTCAAGAAAGAACCAGTGAACTAGCTGATTCTCAATTATTATTGCAACGGAACAATTTTTTGTTGCAACGTCGTGAGCAACAACTGCGCCGACAACAAAAGATTTTAATCAATCTTACTAAAAATAAAGCACTCAACTTGGGTGACTTTATCATCGCAGTGCAGGATATTACCGAAACCGCTAGTCAGACTCTGGATGTTGAGCGTGTGAGCGTCTGGCTATTTGACAATACAAAAACTAGATTGCATTGTCTCGATCTTTACATAAAAAGTAGTAATACCCATAGCGAAACTGATTTTCTGGGAACAGATAAATTTCCAAGTTTTTTTGCAGCTCTCCAAGAAAATCGCAGCTTGGTTATAGAAGATGTCGATAATGAAGAAATATTGATCGAGCTACGACCAGCCTATCTCAATCCTCTTGGTATTTTGTCTCTATTAATATCGTCCTTTGACATTGGCGGGGAAACCATCGGGCTTTTGATGTTTGAACAAATTGGTGTAGAACGTTTTTGGTTGCTTGAGGAAATCAGCTTTGCTAGTTCTTTGTCAGAGTTATTGTCTTTAGGAATGGAAGCTCAAGAACGCCGCCGCGCCGAGGATGATTTAAAAGTTGAAAAAATGCGCTCAGAACGTCTACTGCTCAATGTTTTACCAAAGGCGATCGCTGAGCGCTTGAAGTCATCCACGATCTATACTCCTACCAATATTCCCATTAAAAGATCCTCTGAAATCTTGTCAACTTCCACTATCTCCAAATTAAAACCTAGTGGCACGATTGTTGCTGACACCTTTGAAGAAGTAACAGTTCTGTTTGGAGACATCGTATCATTTACAGAATTTGCATCTTCAGTATCAGCTAATGAACTCGTCCATATGCTCAATGAGATATTTTCCGAATTTGATCGTTTAGTTGATTTCTATGGTTTAGAGAAAATTAAAACGATTGGGGATTCTTATATGGCAGTGGGTGGGCTGCCTGTGCCACGCTCCGATCATGCCGAAGCGATCGCCTCTATGGCTCTAGACATGCAACATTCAATTAGCAAATTTATCCGTCCTGATGGCAGTCCTTTTACGTTGAGGATTGGTATTCATACTGGTCAGGCTGTCGCAGGCGTAATTGGCAAGAAAAAATTCATCTATGATCTTTGGGGAGATACGGTGAATATCGCTAGCCGTATGGAGTCTCATGGTGTTGCAGGTTGCATTCAAGTTACGGATGTAACCTACCAAGTTTTAAAGGACAAGTTCCATTTTGATCCTCAGAGAAAGATTGAGATTAAAGGCAAAGGTGAAATGATTACTTATTTTTTAGTAGGCAAGCTCTAA
- a CDS encoding adenylate/guanylate cyclase domain-containing protein, translating into MPFVIQICLATGVVGLFTFHNGQQRVNAIAESLSGEIGERISTELNHHLHLLPRNNQANNQVNNQANVDVISIFLRGLKYGNNGRFFVIERSGLVVGSSTSESNLLLVDGKPQRLNILDSKDALSQTTAKYLLKMYGRFDAIQGSEHIEAMLGGEEHFIRVQSWQDDSGLDWLIIIVVPASQFTGSEQNYTQTMILLCWAVLAIAILIGMITARSISTPLRKLSEASQAITDGKIDTRVKLEGTSEIKTLSESFNMMAEMITNSLLNLERANQELELRVQERTHELNASKASLQRTNFLLSRRESLLRKQQDVLFSLTKDKSINQGHFIDVVQNITRTGSHALNVERVSIWLFDKTKTLLLCLDLYIKSTNIHTEVDFLTSQNYPKFFAALQARHVIAVEDVQEEDYLQELINSYFKPAGTVSLLIKSFEVDGQVTGIIVFEHIDVERLWLPEEDSFASSLADLLSLGIESQERHRAEEKLRIEQMKSERLLLNVLPQEIVERLKLSQSKAVANKVTETYSNQMLDMSPDPMLDNLDNGVNGAIVADAFDEVTVLFADIVNFTEYAAAISASDLVNCLNDIFSEFDRLVDLYDLEKIKTIGDAYMAVGGLPVPSKDHAEAIAEMAIEMQSSIQKFKRLDGSPFLLRIGIHTGQAIAGVIGTKKFIYDLWGDTVNVASRMESHGVAGCIQVTDATYQILKNKYQLEKRATINIKGKGEMITYILKGRIEI; encoded by the coding sequence GTGCCGTTTGTGATTCAGATTTGTCTGGCTACAGGAGTAGTTGGGCTATTTACCTTTCATAATGGACAGCAGAGAGTAAATGCGATCGCTGAAAGTTTAAGCGGTGAAATTGGCGAACGCATTAGTACAGAGCTTAATCACCATTTACATTTGCTACCGCGAAATAATCAGGCAAACAATCAGGTAAACAATCAGGCAAATGTTGATGTGATTAGTATATTTCTACGGGGATTGAAATATGGTAACAATGGGCGTTTTTTTGTAATTGAGCGATCGGGTTTAGTCGTTGGATCTTCTACTTCAGAATCAAATTTGCTGCTTGTTGATGGCAAGCCTCAGCGACTAAATATTCTAGATAGTAAAGATGCTCTATCGCAAACAACAGCCAAATATTTACTAAAAATGTATGGTCGATTTGATGCAATTCAAGGATCTGAACATATAGAAGCCATGTTAGGAGGGGAAGAACATTTTATTCGTGTCCAAAGTTGGCAAGATGACTCTGGACTAGATTGGTTAATTATCATTGTTGTACCTGCTTCCCAATTCACTGGCTCGGAGCAAAATTACACTCAGACGATGATTTTGCTGTGTTGGGCAGTATTGGCGATCGCCATCTTGATCGGAATGATTACAGCCCGATCAATTAGCACACCTCTACGTAAACTCAGTGAAGCTTCACAGGCAATTACTGACGGTAAGATTGATACTAGAGTCAAATTAGAAGGAACTAGTGAGATTAAAACGCTTTCAGAATCTTTTAACATGATGGCTGAAATGATCACCAACTCATTGCTAAATCTAGAAAGAGCAAATCAAGAATTAGAATTACGGGTTCAAGAAAGAACCCATGAATTAAATGCCTCAAAAGCCTCCCTCCAAAGGACTAATTTCCTGCTAAGTCGTCGTGAAAGTCTACTTCGCAAGCAACAAGATGTTCTATTTAGCTTAACTAAAGATAAATCTATTAATCAAGGACATTTTATTGATGTTGTGCAAAATATTACCCGCACAGGTAGCCATGCCTTAAATGTTGAACGTGTTAGTATTTGGCTATTTGACAAGACCAAAACCCTATTACTTTGTCTGGATTTATATATCAAAAGTACCAATATTCATACAGAGGTAGATTTTTTAACTTCTCAGAATTATCCTAAGTTTTTTGCAGCCCTACAAGCGAGGCATGTGATTGCTGTAGAAGATGTCCAAGAAGAAGACTATTTACAAGAACTAATTAATTCATATTTTAAGCCTGCGGGAACTGTATCTCTATTAATCAAATCCTTTGAAGTCGATGGTCAAGTAACAGGCATCATTGTCTTTGAACATATTGACGTAGAGCGTTTATGGCTACCTGAAGAGGATAGTTTTGCTAGCTCTTTAGCCGATTTATTGTCTTTGGGAATAGAATCTCAAGAGCGTCATCGGGCTGAAGAGAAGTTGCGAATTGAGCAGATGAAATCGGAGCGTTTATTGTTAAATGTTCTGCCTCAAGAGATTGTAGAGCGCTTGAAATTGTCACAGTCAAAGGCGGTAGCCAATAAGGTTACTGAAACATACTCTAACCAGATGCTAGATATGTCTCCAGATCCGATGTTAGATAATCTGGATAACGGTGTAAATGGGGCGATCGTTGCCGATGCCTTTGATGAAGTTACGGTTTTATTTGCGGATATTGTCAATTTTACGGAGTATGCGGCGGCTATTTCCGCAAGTGATTTGGTCAACTGCCTAAACGATATTTTTTCAGAATTTGATCGCCTTGTGGATTTGTATGACTTAGAAAAGATTAAAACCATTGGTGATGCCTATATGGCGGTAGGTGGCTTGCCTGTACCCAGTAAAGATCATGCGGAGGCGATCGCTGAAATGGCTATAGAGATGCAATCATCGATTCAGAAATTTAAGCGTTTAGATGGTAGTCCCTTCTTGCTGCGAATCGGTATTCATACAGGTCAGGCGATCGCAGGTGTAATCGGTACGAAAAAGTTTATTTATGATCTGTGGGGCGATACGGTTAATGTGGCAAGTCGGATGGAGTCCCATGGTGTTGCTGGCTGCATTCAAGTAACAGATGCAACCTATCAAATCTTAAAAAACAAATATCAACTTGAAAAAAGAGCAACAATTAATATTAAAGGAAAGGGAGAAATGATTACTTATATACTTAAAGGACGAATTGAAATTTAG
- a CDS encoding adenylate/guanylate cyclase domain-containing protein: MIVLVRSSLATFQRLKKSNQELETLVQERSYELDASKASLQRTSFILYRREQQLRKQQNVLFDLTKDKAINQGDFIVAVQNITRTGSYALNVERVSIWLFNKSKTVLHCLDLYQKSRHLHTESEVLTAREYPSFFAALLENRSIAIEDVQEEDILQELVPPYCKPLNIVSILLSRFEVGGEIMGILAFEHTEIEHLWLEEEISFANSLSDLLALGMEAQERRRAEESLRVEQKKSERLLLNVLPQEIAERLKSVQLKTKVHLKTSGTIIADSFEEVTVLFADIVDFTEYAASISASELVNVLNEIFSEFDHLVEQYDLEKIKTIGDSYMVVGGLPVPSKDHAEAIAEMALQMQTVIQKFKRADGTDFSLRIGIHTGHAIAGVIGTKKFIYDLWGDTVNVASRMESYGIAGCIQVTEATYQLLKNKYQLEQRSAINIKGKGEMITYLLKGRI; encoded by the coding sequence GTGATCGTCTTGGTGCGATCGAGTCTTGCGACTTTTCAACGCTTAAAAAAATCAAATCAGGAATTAGAGACCCTTGTCCAAGAAAGAAGCTATGAGCTAGATGCCTCAAAAGCATCACTACAAAGGACAAGCTTCATTTTATATCGGCGCGAACAGCAACTGCGAAAGCAGCAAAATGTTTTGTTTGATTTGACCAAAGATAAGGCAATCAACCAAGGTGACTTTATCGTTGCTGTCCAAAATATTACGAGAACAGGAAGTTATGCCTTAAATGTAGAGCGGGTCAGTATTTGGCTTTTTAATAAGAGCAAAACCGTATTGCATTGTCTTGATCTCTATCAAAAAAGTAGGCATCTGCATACTGAATCTGAGGTTTTAACTGCGCGGGAATATCCTAGCTTTTTTGCGGCTCTACTAGAAAACCGCAGTATTGCGATCGAAGATGTACAAGAAGAAGATATTCTTCAGGAATTAGTCCCCCCATACTGTAAGCCACTAAACATTGTTTCAATTCTATTATCTAGATTTGAAGTGGGCGGCGAAATTATGGGTATACTGGCTTTTGAACATACTGAGATTGAACATCTATGGCTAGAGGAAGAAATTAGCTTTGCTAATTCATTATCTGACTTATTGGCTTTGGGAATGGAAGCTCAAGAGCGCCGACGAGCAGAAGAGAGTTTGCGAGTTGAACAGAAAAAGTCTGAACGCTTACTATTGAATGTTTTACCGCAAGAGATTGCTGAGCGTTTGAAGTCTGTGCAACTAAAAACCAAAGTCCATTTAAAAACTAGTGGCACAATTATTGCAGATTCCTTTGAAGAAGTTACGGTTCTATTTGCCGATATTGTGGACTTTACCGAATATGCAGCTTCTATTTCTGCTAGTGAATTGGTAAATGTCCTTAACGAAATTTTTTCAGAGTTCGATCACCTTGTCGAACAGTATGATTTGGAGAAAATTAAAACCATTGGTGATTCTTATATGGTCGTGGGTGGGCTGCCTGTGCCAAGTAAAGATCATGCGGAGGCGATCGCAGAAATGGCTTTACAGATGCAAACAGTGATTCAAAAATTTAAGCGCGCTGATGGTACTGATTTTTCATTGCGGATTGGCATTCATACGGGACATGCGATCGCGGGTGTCATCGGCACTAAGAAATTTATTTACGATCTGTGGGGTGATACAGTTAATGTCGCCAGTCGTATGGAGTCTTATGGTATTGCAGGTTGTATTCAAGTGACTGAAGCAACCTATCAACTTTTGAAAAACAAATATCAACTTGAACAGAGAAGCGCGATTAATATTAAAGGTAAAGGAGAAATGATTACTTATCTACTCAAAGGTCGAATATAG
- a CDS encoding RNA-binding S4 domain-containing protein, with amino-acid sequence MPEIIHEKFELTSEYITLCNLLKVCGVADTGGVAKLMIIDGDVEVDGQVELRKGCKIRAGQRVSGYGFVIDVV; translated from the coding sequence ATGCCAGAAATAATCCATGAAAAATTTGAACTGACGAGCGAATATATTACCTTATGCAACTTATTGAAAGTTTGTGGGGTTGCTGATACGGGTGGCGTAGCAAAATTGATGATTATCGATGGCGATGTTGAGGTTGATGGTCAGGTTGAATTACGCAAGGGTTGCAAAATTCGCGCAGGGCAAAGAGTAAGCGGTTATGGTTTCGTGATCGATGTCGTGTAG